Proteins found in one Micromonospora sp. WMMD1082 genomic segment:
- a CDS encoding oxidoreductase, with the protein MTADPLAPLLALADVADAVERARTRFDQALGHRALRRHGGQVAAEVSLRSAVASAALEGRAHEREAVRAGTVTEPVLQGALRVAGALPGLSELWPRAPRQALAKLHVLAARKMVPEAELGRPIDDPVVATRLDGLAGLAAGGTKVPPLVLAAVVHGELLNLRPFAGPSGVVARGAARLVLLSSGFDPRGLLAVNVGHREREPEYVGAAGAFATGTPDGLRSWLRHYMSAVEVGADQLTAIGDEMLAA; encoded by the coding sequence GTGACCGCCGACCCGCTCGCGCCGCTGCTCGCGCTCGCCGACGTCGCCGACGCCGTCGAGCGGGCCCGTACCCGCTTCGACCAGGCGCTCGGCCACCGTGCCCTGCGCCGCCACGGTGGTCAGGTGGCGGCCGAGGTGAGCCTGCGGTCCGCGGTGGCCAGCGCCGCGCTGGAGGGCCGGGCCCACGAGCGGGAGGCGGTCCGCGCCGGAACCGTCACCGAACCGGTGCTCCAGGGCGCACTGCGGGTGGCCGGAGCGCTGCCCGGGCTGAGCGAACTCTGGCCCAGGGCGCCCCGGCAGGCGCTGGCGAAGCTGCACGTGCTCGCCGCCCGCAAGATGGTCCCCGAGGCGGAACTGGGTCGACCAATCGACGACCCGGTGGTCGCCACCCGGCTGGACGGCCTGGCCGGGCTGGCGGCCGGCGGCACCAAGGTCCCCCCGCTGGTGCTGGCCGCCGTCGTACACGGGGAACTGCTGAACCTGCGGCCCTTCGCCGGCCCGTCCGGCGTGGTGGCCCGGGGCGCGGCCCGTCTCGTGCTGCTCTCCAGCGGGTTCGACCCGCGCGGCCTGCTCGCGGTCAACGTCGGCCACCGCGAGCGCGAACCCGAGTACGTCGGGGCGGCCGGCGCCTTCGCCACCGGCACCCCCGACGGGCTGCGGTCCTGGCTCCGCCACTACATGTCGGCCGTCGAGGTGGGCGCCGACCAGCTCACCGCGATCGGCGACGAGATGCTGGCCGCCTGA